The genomic segment GGACTGTTGTAAtcaataaggttttcattagctgatttttggaagtggttcACCAGACCctccttcctagtccatcttagtctggaggctccactggaGCCTGTTCAGCGTTACAGCAACACGTAATCCTCTACCgacagacggatggtggctgTACGTGAGGtccactggctgggaattgaacccagatcacccgcatggaaggtgaacattctaccactgaactaccaccaTCCCCATTTAGCATATAATTCACGATTCTAGGGCCGAGTTAAGGATGTGTGGAAAACAGTGCCCTGATCAATTAGTCATGTCTGCCTGGGCACGGTAATGTCCATGGTGCCTCTTATGCCAGTATTTGCCCTTCCCAATCTAGTCCAAGCCCTGGTCCTTGGGCTGCAAGTTCTTAGACCATGGATCTCAGTGGAATTCCTGATCTAagtagggggtgggggtgggagagggcgATACCTGAGCAGATGACCCTGGCTGCCATTGACTGGCTGCAGAGATTGGAGTTGTTGAAGCGCCAGGAGCAGCTGGAGAGGGTGGACTCCTCTCCTGTGCACGAGTAGTACATCAGGCCTGACAGGGAGTGGGGCAGGCCCTTGGGCACTCTGTCCAGGGTCCCACAGCCCAAGGTCCGGCAGAGCACTTTGGCCTCCGGCGCGTACCACTCACTGTCACACACCGTGTTCCAGGCCCCACGGAAGTGGACCTCCACCTGCCCCTCGCAGGGGTCAGCGCCCCCAGTCAGACGCCAGGACTGGTGCTCTGCAGCGGGAGTTGTGGGGGAGGGAGAGCAGATCAGGATTCTTTGGGTCAAGACCAGACCCCAGCCCAGACCCATATACGCAGGCCCCCACAGCTAGGCGGCCTCTCGCTCCTGTGCATTGTTCTCCCTCTCGCATTCACATCTCCCTCTTGCCTTTCCTGTCTGCCATGACCCTGCTGCGTAAGTTCCCTGTTGTTCTTGTGGAGTGCAGTACAGCGGaatccgattcatagtgaccctataggacagaataggactgtccagtagggtttgctaggctgcaatttttactggagcagattgccaggtcttttctctcacagagctgctggtgggtttgaaccacccaccttcagttcacagccgagtgtttaaccactatgccaccagggctccttcaccatATCCCAGGTCCTCACTACACAAAGTGTGGTCCCCGGACCCGCAGCAACAGCATCTTGTTAGATGTGTAGAATCCCAAGCCTTGCCCCAGACCTACTGACTCagaatctgtgttttaataagAGCCCCAGGGATTCCCGAGCACAGTGAGGACAAGCACTGGGCTGGGCAGGGCCTCATGGCCTCTCCTCTGGATGGCCCCACAGCCTCCTCACTGTCCTGGCTGCCTCCAGTAGGCTGTGCTCTGAACCACGTGACAAACCCCCTCTGAGGAAGAGTTTCACTTGGAATGTCACTTCTTCCAGGGAGTGGAATGGGACTTACCCCTCCCCTCTGAAGTGCCTACTGCCTCTACACTTGACCTGACCCCCTCTCAGACAGCGGCATAGTGAGGGTAACAGCACCCAGGGGCAACCTCTAAATTTCgctcccacccccccccccaatttcAAGATGTATGGCCATGGCTAGCTCCgagtcagcagaaatgccttcccCCCTTTCTTGTtcagctgcctcagtcaggcgcCTTTCAAGTATGTAGCGCCTCTGGCGTATCATCCTGAGCCTGTCTGGAGCCCCCCTGGACTTGCGTGGGGCGCCCCCCACCCACTACGCCTCTGCTTTAGGCCATTTACCTCTTTCTGCCCTGGAAACAGAAActttggtggcttagtggttaagtgctacctacgactgctaaccaaaaagtcagccctttaagtccaccaggtgctccttgggaactctgtggggcagttctactctgacctatagggtcgctaagagttggaattgactcactggcaatgggtttgtttgtttgtttttggtacctTGAGTTATTTTTGCTCTagtctcctctcccctccagatggTTGCTCCCAAGGCCTGTGTCCATCCCCCCAGCACTAAACTCCAGGCCTGGCGCCTAGTAGGCCCTTAGTAAGTGTTCGCGGATGACCACGGTTCAGCCATGCTGTCCACTGACCTGAGCACACCACACCCGCGTCCTCTTTGTGGCCGCAGTAGCGGTCTCCCGGCAGCCCGGGGCAGTCCCACAGGTAGGCCTCGGCCCCGGAGCAGTTCACCTGGTCCCGGTGGATGGGCCCTTGGCCAGGGGCGAAGTGCAAGCCGGGGAGGGCCTGGATAGCCCAGCCGCATCCCAGTTGCCGGCACACCACGTGGGCGTCCTCTAGGTCCCACGTGTCGTCGCACACCGAGCCCCACTCTCCGTACTCCAGCATTTCCACGCGGCCCGCGCACCTGCCACCGTCCTCCAGCCGCAGTGCACGATTCTCTGGGGGTGGGCGTGGGGTGCCCCAAGGGGAAGGGTTTTGTGGATGGAGGCgcagggggaggcagggaggcaggggagCGGTGGGCTGCAGAAGAGGGGTGATTGGGACTGGGCAGGTTGTGGGTGGGGCTGTGGACCCAGAGAGAGGGGCAGGACTGGAGACCATGTCGGGCGGGGCCTGGAGACCAGGTTTGGGGGTAGGGGAAGGACAGTCAGTGCTTGGGGCCCCTGGAAACCTGGCATATTTATGTAAGTGAGGGAAGGGGCGGTGATAGAGGTAGGTGGGAAGACCGTGAGTGAGCTAGAGAGCCAGTTAGGGTTGGAGACCCAAGGGATCAAGGTGGGGATAAAGTGGGCGCATCTGGGGATCTagtcggggcgggggggggggcggggcaggCGCGGATCTGAGGGTCATACCCGAGCAAATGGGAGATCTGATGCTGCGGTCCCCCCGGGGTGGGAACCAGTGGTGTTTGCTTTTGGTGGACGGGGAACTGGAGGTCGGAGAGTGAGGCTCGGGTCCAGTGACCCGGGCTGGGGACAGGTGTGAGGGGCAGTGGTTGAAGACCTGGGGGGGTGGGGCAGGCAGGGGCCGGAGGGCTGGCCCGCGGGGCAGTCCGCTTGTACCTGCACAGGTGACCTGGGCCGCTGTCCCGTCTCTGCTGCACGCGTGTTCCACCACTTCGCAGAACTGCCACTCAGCGCTGAGGCACACGATGGCGGGCGCCGAGGCCTGGGTGGCGTTCGGGGGGCCGCTAGCATTCCCCGCCGGGGACCCGGGCGGCGGCTTCCAGGTGGGCTGGACGGCCTGGACCCCCGCCTGCGCCCCGCCGCAGCCCAGCGCGCGGCACACGGCCTCGGCGGCATGGCCGCCCCACAGCGCCCCGCACGCGGGCTCCCAGGCCTCCCCGAGCCGGACCTC from the Loxodonta africana isolate mLoxAfr1 chromosome 7, mLoxAfr1.hap2, whole genome shotgun sequence genome contains:
- the CD6 gene encoding T-cell differentiation antigen CD6 isoform X5; this encodes MAPNMWLFFVMAGWLMAALSGPSSPAPSSQLNTSRAEIKPLEPGEQLGVRLVNGSSRCGGTVEVRLGEAWEPACGALWGGHAAEAVCRALGCGGAQAGVQAVQPTWKPPPGSPAGNASGPPNATQASAPAIVCLSAEWQFCEVVEHACSRDGTAAQVTCAENRALRLEDGGRCAGRVEMLEYGEWGSVCDDTWDLEDAHVVCRQLGCGWAIQALPGLHFAPGQGPIHRDQVNCSGAEAYLWDCPGLPGDRYCGHKEDAGVVCSEHQSWRLTGGADPCEGQVEVHFRGAWNTVCDSEWYAPEAKVLCRTLGCGTLDRVPKGLPHSLSGLMYYSCTGEESTLSSCSWRFNNSNLCSQSMAARVICSGSHNRSSPEAPTSLRPVTVESSVTVITEDKESQELKLLIPCIILGALLLGSFIFIVFLLLKVKGKYDSQRHRVTDEEVQRSRFQMPPLEEDPPSLGPQHHPGHGSSSSTSSGEDYCNSPSSKLPPPWNPQVFSSERNLLWQQPPNLELAGSQPILSEGDAPGLPAGPAADDSSSTSSGEWYQNFQPPPQPPSMEQSEYPAIPSPEPDSTDDDDYDDIGAA